The following are encoded in a window of Rubellicoccus peritrichatus genomic DNA:
- a CDS encoding M48 family metallopeptidase, with product MIGVRKPSCIALVFIGLAVFFTACSTVHETGRKQFSLISESAVESMAAQGFEQLKNDTKISHDPEKNAQLQRVGKRIVDAARARGADLPPANQWEFVVFEDEAVNAFAMPGGRVGFYTGIFPLFDNDDDLAVVMGHEIAHVSAKHGQERVSQQMAAQVAGLGLALGLGLSETDNTTSQIAMAAFGAGASVGVLLPFSRSSESEADHIGLIYSSAAGYDPRRSIVLWQRMADQGGPRPPEFLSTHPSEHTRIRRLNQLIPQVMPIYERTQNDFSDYSILGPVYPDHLYSFYRSQAN from the coding sequence ATGATTGGAGTGAGGAAACCTTCTTGTATTGCTTTGGTTTTTATTGGCCTTGCGGTGTTTTTTACCGCTTGTTCGACCGTTCATGAGACTGGGCGCAAGCAGTTCTCCTTGATATCGGAGTCTGCGGTAGAAAGCATGGCTGCGCAGGGCTTTGAGCAGTTGAAAAACGATACCAAGATCTCTCATGATCCAGAGAAAAACGCTCAGCTACAGCGTGTTGGAAAACGAATCGTGGATGCGGCGCGTGCCCGTGGGGCAGATTTGCCTCCAGCCAATCAATGGGAGTTTGTGGTTTTTGAGGATGAGGCAGTCAATGCCTTCGCCATGCCTGGAGGCAGGGTTGGTTTCTACACAGGCATTTTTCCACTCTTTGATAATGACGACGACCTTGCTGTGGTGATGGGCCATGAAATCGCTCACGTTTCAGCGAAGCATGGTCAGGAGCGGGTCTCCCAACAAATGGCGGCACAGGTTGCGGGTCTGGGGCTTGCCTTGGGCTTGGGGCTTTCGGAAACGGACAATACGACAAGCCAGATTGCGATGGCTGCGTTTGGGGCCGGAGCAAGCGTCGGGGTTTTGTTGCCATTCAGCCGTTCAAGTGAGTCGGAAGCGGATCACATTGGACTGATTTATTCATCGGCTGCCGGCTATGATCCGCGACGTTCCATTGTCCTTTGGCAGCGCATGGCAGATCAGGGCGGGCCGCGTCCCCCGGAGTTCCTTTCAACACATCCCAGTGAGCATACTCGCATACGTCGCTTGAATCAGCTGATTCCGCAAGTGATGCCAATTTATGAGCGGACACAGAATGACTTTTCGGATTACTCAATACTCGGCCCTGTTTATCCAGATCATTTGTATAGCTTCTACCGTTCTCAAGCGAACTAA